A single Alteribacter lacisalsi DNA region contains:
- a CDS encoding glutamate synthase subunit beta, with amino-acid sequence MGKPTGFLEYDRQSQRERDPSTRTKDWADYTQPMSEKEIQEQGARCMDCGVPTCHSGMEINGVTTGCPVYHLIPEWNDLVYQGQWKEALKKEHEKNNFPEFTGIACPAPCEGACVLGINEPPVAIRTVERAIIEKGFEEGWVVPEPPEQRTGKQVAVVGSGPAGLAAAAQLNKAGHLVTVFERSDRVGGLLTYGIPEMKLPYEIVERRVRILEEEGISFVTNTEVGKDVTPEQLEEDFDAVILCGGAAKHRDIPAEGRELKGIHYAMDFLHANTKSLLDSNLEDGNYISAADKDVIVIGGGDTGTDCLATSVRHNCKSLTQFDIYDKKMDNRDEVGNPWPQYPIVHRVEYGQKEAASKFGDDPRAFAVMTKKFVGDENGHVKEVHTVNVKLEWDEEGNRHRIEIPGTEKVWPADLILLAIGFSGPEQELIEQMEIETDKRSNVKAEYGKYTTNKTGVFAAGDMRRGQSLIVWAINEGREAARECDRYLMGSTQLP; translated from the coding sequence ATGGGAAAGCCAACAGGATTTTTGGAATATGACCGACAGTCCCAGCGGGAGAGAGACCCTTCGACCCGTACAAAAGACTGGGCGGATTATACACAGCCGATGTCTGAAAAGGAAATACAGGAGCAGGGTGCAAGGTGCATGGACTGCGGAGTGCCCACATGCCACAGCGGGATGGAAATTAACGGGGTGACCACCGGCTGTCCGGTATATCATCTGATTCCCGAATGGAATGACCTCGTTTACCAGGGGCAGTGGAAAGAAGCCCTTAAAAAAGAGCATGAAAAGAACAATTTCCCTGAATTTACGGGCATCGCATGTCCCGCCCCGTGCGAAGGCGCGTGTGTGCTTGGAATTAACGAACCGCCCGTCGCCATCCGGACTGTGGAGAGAGCGATTATTGAAAAGGGATTCGAGGAAGGCTGGGTCGTACCGGAGCCGCCTGAACAGCGTACCGGTAAACAAGTGGCTGTCGTAGGATCGGGTCCTGCCGGTCTTGCTGCTGCTGCGCAGCTGAACAAAGCCGGACACCTTGTGACCGTTTTTGAAAGAAGCGATCGCGTAGGCGGGCTTCTTACTTACGGTATACCGGAAATGAAACTTCCTTACGAAATCGTGGAACGTCGTGTACGAATACTTGAAGAAGAGGGTATTTCGTTTGTGACAAACACTGAAGTGGGTAAAGATGTGACGCCCGAGCAGCTTGAAGAAGATTTCGATGCCGTGATCCTGTGCGGCGGTGCCGCGAAGCACCGTGATATTCCTGCGGAGGGGCGGGAATTGAAGGGCATTCACTACGCCATGGACTTTCTTCATGCGAACACAAAGAGCCTTCTTGACTCCAATCTGGAAGACGGGAACTATATTTCCGCTGCTGATAAAGATGTCATCGTGATCGGCGGAGGAGATACAGGAACTGACTGTCTTGCAACGAGCGTGCGTCATAACTGCAAAAGCCTGACGCAGTTTGATATCTACGATAAAAAAATGGATAACCGCGACGAAGTGGGCAACCCATGGCCCCAGTATCCGATCGTTCACCGCGTGGAGTACGGCCAAAAGGAAGCGGCCTCCAAATTCGGGGATGACCCCCGTGCATTCGCAGTGATGACGAAAAAATTTGTCGGCGACGAAAACGGGCACGTAAAAGAAGTGCATACTGTAAACGTAAAGCTGGAATGGGATGAGGAAGGCAACCGTCACCGTATAGAAATTCCGGGAACGGAAAAAGTATGGCCGGCAGACCTTATCCTTCTCGCTATTGGTTTCAGTGGCCCGGAGCAGGAGCTGATCGAACAGATGGAAATTGAGACCGATAAGCGCTCCAACGTTAAAGCGGAATACGGAAAATACACAACAAACAAGACAGGTGTTTTCGCTGCCGGGGACATGCGCCGCGGCCAGAGTCTGATCGTCTGGGCAATCAACGAAGGAAGAGAAGCAGCCCGTGAGTGCGATCGGTACCTTATGGGAAGCACACAGCTGCCGTAA
- a CDS encoding DUF421 domain-containing protein yields MEPQFMDMTFKLILGFFMLFLITRLLGKTTIKQLTPFDFVSAIVLSELLGNAIFEANVPIYFIAYSIAVWGILLVLMERILLRFKGLRSLFESKPSIVIRDGQIDRRELKKNRMNLNQLMALLRQSETFSVREVAYAILESNGGISILKKASYKEVTRGDMSMSDRHVHLPVSFILDGEVLEDNLVESGRDRQWLHEKLAVHQIDSIQEVLYADYIEGDGLYIVPYKRSAVHGK; encoded by the coding sequence GTGGAACCGCAGTTTATGGATATGACATTTAAGCTGATTCTGGGGTTTTTTATGCTTTTTTTGATTACCCGTCTTCTCGGGAAAACGACAATCAAGCAGCTTACTCCCTTCGACTTTGTTTCGGCCATCGTGTTATCCGAACTTCTCGGTAATGCCATATTCGAAGCGAATGTGCCGATTTATTTTATTGCCTACTCCATTGCCGTATGGGGAATACTTCTCGTTTTAATGGAACGGATTCTTCTCCGGTTTAAGGGGCTTCGGAGCCTGTTTGAAAGCAAACCTTCTATTGTAATCAGAGACGGCCAGATTGACCGGCGGGAGTTGAAAAAGAACCGGATGAATTTAAACCAGCTCATGGCCCTGCTTCGTCAGAGTGAGACATTTTCCGTGAGGGAAGTGGCCTATGCCATCCTTGAGTCGAACGGAGGGATCAGTATTCTCAAAAAAGCTTCCTATAAAGAAGTTACCCGCGGGGACATGTCGATGTCGGATAGGCACGTTCACCTTCCCGTCAGTTTCATTCTGGACGGCGAGGTGCTGGAAGATAACCTGGTGGAGTCGGGGCGCGACCGGCAGTGGCTCCATGAAAAACTGGCTGTTCACCAGATTGACAGTATTCAGGAAGTTCTTTACGCAGATTATATAGAAGGAGACGGTTTGTACATTGTGCCGTATAAGAGGAGTGCTGTGCATGGAAAGTGA
- the rlmH gene encoding 23S rRNA (pseudouridine(1915)-N(3))-methyltransferase RlmH, protein MNITIVTVGKLKEKYLKQGIAEYLKRLSAYAKMEVIEVPDEKAPENMSDAEMTAVKEKEGERILAKISHDSQVIALAIDGQKWSSERLAKELDQLATYGKSKVAFVIGGSVGLSDAVLQRANGKLSFSDMTFPHQLMRLILVEQVYRGFKINRGEPYHK, encoded by the coding sequence GTGAATATTACGATTGTTACAGTTGGGAAATTGAAAGAAAAATATCTTAAACAGGGGATCGCGGAATATCTTAAGCGTCTTTCCGCCTATGCCAAGATGGAAGTCATTGAGGTTCCTGACGAAAAAGCACCTGAAAACATGAGTGATGCCGAAATGACCGCGGTGAAAGAAAAAGAAGGGGAACGGATCCTCGCTAAGATCAGCCATGATTCCCAAGTCATCGCGCTCGCCATAGACGGACAGAAATGGTCATCCGAGCGGCTTGCAAAAGAGCTTGACCAGCTGGCCACCTACGGGAAAAGCAAAGTGGCGTTTGTGATCGGCGGCTCGGTCGGTCTGAGCGATGCCGTGCTCCAGCGGGCAAACGGCAAGCTGTCCTTTTCCGACATGACGTTTCCCCATCAGCTGATGCGGCTGATTCTTGTTGAACAGGTCTACCGGGGGTTTAAGATTAACCGGGGGGAACCGTACCATAAGTAA
- a CDS encoding nuclease-related domain-containing protein, producing the protein MILKSRVESCELLILRSLNARTELDADWLNRLANAEKGYEGECAFDEWTGAVSGDVVVLQDLLLDCRSTTFQIDSLMLMRNDIYLFEVKNSEGDFLIDDERWLSCLTGKEINNPLIQLKRTESSFRRLLQEHGCRRPVKSFLVFINPEFQLYQAPSTLPAIFHSQLPRFFAGIKNRAMPAAGAQDAASNAALALAEKLNTLHITDNPYKRLPEYNYETLRKGVLCPSCERFYVFEQSRRFLICHGCGKRESNPAAVLRSVNEFQLLFPSLPVTVRIIYEWCGNAFSRKVIQKTLQSHYVMRGETKAAYYEEKKEN; encoded by the coding sequence GTGATTTTAAAATCCCGTGTAGAGTCGTGCGAGCTGCTGATTCTGCGCTCCTTAAATGCCAGGACTGAGCTCGATGCTGACTGGTTGAACCGACTTGCGAACGCAGAAAAAGGCTACGAGGGGGAGTGCGCGTTTGATGAATGGACCGGTGCAGTTTCAGGGGATGTAGTCGTCCTGCAGGATCTGCTGCTCGATTGCCGAAGTACGACGTTTCAGATAGACTCGCTGATGCTGATGCGAAACGATATTTATCTGTTTGAAGTGAAAAACAGCGAAGGAGATTTTTTGATTGATGATGAGAGGTGGCTGTCATGTCTGACCGGAAAAGAGATTAATAATCCGCTCATTCAACTAAAGCGGACTGAATCCTCCTTCCGCAGGCTTCTTCAGGAACATGGATGCAGAAGACCTGTTAAAAGCTTTCTCGTTTTTATCAACCCCGAATTTCAGCTTTATCAGGCTCCCTCCACCTTGCCTGCGATTTTCCACTCTCAGCTGCCCCGCTTTTTTGCAGGTATAAAAAACCGCGCAATGCCTGCAGCTGGCGCTCAAGATGCAGCCAGCAATGCCGCTCTTGCACTCGCTGAGAAGCTTAACACTCTTCACATTACTGATAACCCCTATAAAAGACTTCCTGAATACAATTATGAAACTCTCAGAAAAGGTGTGTTATGCCCCTCCTGTGAGAGGTTCTACGTTTTTGAGCAAAGCAGAAGGTTTCTGATTTGTCATGGCTGTGGCAAACGGGAGAGTAATCCGGCAGCGGTATTACGGTCAGTGAATGAATTTCAGCTATTATTTCCAAGTCTTCCGGTTACAGTACGTATCATCTATGAATGGTGCGGAAATGCATTCTCAAGAAAGGTCATCCAAAAGACATTACAATCTCATTATGTAATGCGAGGGGAAACGAAGGCAGCTTATTATGAGGAAAAAAAGGAGAATTAG
- the gltB gene encoding glutamate synthase large subunit, producing MRKHGLPVKQGLYDPANEHEACGIGMIANIDGSKSHAIVQNAINILSNLEHRGGQSADVSTGDGAGILTQIPHRFFVKQCDREDIVLPEEGEYGIGMVFLPEDQETRIRCKRIFEEIIKEEGQTFLGWRTVPVNDSFVGNEARKTKPAIRQVFIRKSQTIEDQEAFERRLYIIRKRTEIAISKGLKEQSDFYISSLSTRTIVYKGMLVPEQLDSFYIDLNHPEFKSAVALVHSRFSTNTFPSWKRSHPNRYTIHNGEFNTLRGNVNWMRARQALCTSEYFSEEDLQKVLPVIDKNGSDSSMFDNCFEFLHLSGRSLAHTAMMMIPEPWANDDTINETKRDFYDYHSTLMEPWDGPAAIVYTDGKQIGACLDRNGLRPARYYVTKDGMIVLGSEVGALDVFADDIEVKDRLHPGKMLLVDLEKGRIIPDEEIKMDIAGEQPYREWLDENLRELDELPEAAQTEPPVENLVEQQLAFGYTNEELNKILKPLVSDGKDPVGSMGYDSPLAVLSKKPQLLYSYFKQLFAQVTNPPIDAIREELITMVQTTIGPEGNLVDPRPESCSHVRLKTPVVSNRQLETLRTYSENGFRSRTLSILFDASKESNMEKALEELFEEADQAYEEGVNLIVLSDRGIDRKHAAIPALLAVSGLHHHLIRQGTRTRVSILLESGEPREVHHFATLLGYGAEAINPYLAFDSLEDLRERGQIEARSFDEAVEKYIGSVTDGVIKVLSKMGISTIQSYRGAQIFEAVGIHPDVIEKYFTRTASRLGGIGTDMMAKEVLMRHSRAFEEGRGTDRSLDAGDDYQYRENGEDHTYNPQTIHTLQHACRSNDYGMFKKYSKLLTDEKNNLQSLRGLLSFKKRKPVPIEEVESVEAICKRFKTGAMSFGAISKEAHEALAIAMNRIGGASNSGEGGEDPDRFTPDANGDLRRSSIKQVASGRFGVTSHYLVNADEIQIKIAQGAKPGEGGHLPGKKVYPWIAEVRGSTTGVELISPPPHHDIYSIEDLAELIHNLKNANPKARISVKLVSAVGVGTIAAGVAKGRADLVLISGYDGGTGAAPRSSIKHTGLPWEIGLAETHQTLLLNHLRDRIVVETDGKMMTGRDIVVATLLGAEEYGFSTAPLVVLGCVMMRVCHLDTCPVGVATQNPELRKKFTGEAEHVANFMRFVAQEARELMAELGFRTIDEMVGRTDILEANRAVDHWKAKDVDVSALLYQPDVPKSVTRYRTVFQNHGLDKALDTQELVPLCKEAIEKGEPFEATLAIRNINRVTGTILGSEITRRYGLAGLGEDTIRLTFKGSAGQSFGAFIPRGMTLRLVGDANDYVGKGLSGGKIIAHPSNRATFRAEENMIVGNVAFYGASSGEAYIHGIAGERFCVRNSGANVVVEGVGDHGCEYMTGGKVVVLGDTGRNFAAGMSGGIAYVLDEDQGFPEKCNKANVDLEPVTDPEEQQTLYRMIEKHLHYTNSSHARRVLHQWEENLARFVRVIPRDYQAMQERIVFYENSGYSRDEAEMKAFEESQKPKVEALT from the coding sequence ATGAGAAAGCACGGATTGCCAGTTAAACAGGGATTATATGATCCGGCAAATGAACATGAAGCATGTGGAATTGGAATGATTGCGAATATAGATGGAAGCAAGTCTCATGCTATCGTCCAGAATGCGATTAACATACTGAGTAACCTGGAACACCGGGGAGGTCAGTCCGCAGATGTAAGTACGGGCGATGGTGCAGGAATCCTGACTCAGATTCCTCACCGTTTTTTTGTGAAGCAGTGCGACAGGGAGGACATTGTTCTTCCTGAAGAAGGGGAGTACGGCATCGGCATGGTGTTTCTCCCCGAAGACCAGGAGACCAGGATCCGCTGTAAAAGGATCTTTGAGGAAATCATTAAAGAAGAAGGCCAGACGTTTCTCGGCTGGCGTACTGTACCGGTAAATGATTCGTTTGTCGGGAATGAGGCGAGAAAAACCAAGCCGGCCATCCGGCAGGTGTTTATCCGTAAATCCCAGACGATTGAGGATCAGGAGGCGTTTGAACGCCGCCTGTACATTATCCGCAAACGGACGGAGATTGCGATTTCAAAGGGACTGAAAGAACAGTCCGACTTTTATATCAGCAGTCTTTCCACGAGAACAATCGTGTACAAAGGGATGCTCGTACCGGAGCAGCTTGATTCGTTCTACATCGATCTGAATCATCCGGAATTTAAGTCTGCTGTTGCGCTGGTGCACTCCAGGTTCAGTACAAACACGTTCCCAAGCTGGAAACGGTCACACCCGAACAGATATACGATCCATAACGGTGAATTCAATACGCTCCGGGGAAATGTAAACTGGATGCGTGCCCGTCAGGCCTTGTGCACATCCGAGTACTTCAGTGAAGAAGATCTGCAGAAGGTACTGCCGGTCATCGACAAAAACGGAAGCGATTCGTCGATGTTTGATAACTGTTTCGAATTTCTTCACTTGTCAGGCCGATCCCTGGCTCATACTGCAATGATGATGATTCCGGAACCGTGGGCAAATGACGACACCATTAATGAAACAAAACGTGATTTCTATGACTACCACAGCACGCTTATGGAGCCGTGGGACGGACCGGCTGCCATCGTCTACACTGACGGTAAGCAGATCGGTGCCTGTCTGGACCGGAACGGTCTTCGTCCGGCCCGCTATTACGTTACGAAAGACGGCATGATTGTTCTTGGCTCAGAAGTAGGAGCCCTTGACGTTTTTGCCGATGACATTGAAGTGAAGGACCGTCTGCATCCAGGTAAAATGCTTCTCGTCGACCTTGAGAAAGGGCGCATTATCCCGGATGAGGAAATTAAAATGGACATCGCCGGTGAACAGCCTTACCGGGAGTGGCTTGATGAAAACCTCCGGGAACTGGACGAACTGCCGGAAGCGGCACAAACGGAGCCGCCTGTTGAGAACCTTGTTGAACAGCAGCTCGCATTCGGCTATACAAATGAGGAGCTCAATAAAATTTTGAAACCGCTCGTCTCCGATGGTAAAGATCCGGTAGGCTCAATGGGATATGATTCGCCGCTTGCGGTCCTCTCAAAAAAGCCGCAGCTGCTCTACAGCTATTTCAAGCAGCTGTTTGCACAGGTCACGAACCCGCCGATCGATGCGATCAGGGAAGAACTGATTACGATGGTGCAAACGACGATCGGGCCTGAAGGAAACCTGGTGGATCCGCGCCCTGAAAGCTGCAGCCACGTCCGACTGAAAACGCCGGTCGTGTCAAACAGACAGCTGGAAACACTGCGTACTTACAGTGAAAACGGCTTCCGTTCACGGACGCTGTCCATTCTGTTTGACGCGTCGAAAGAGTCGAATATGGAAAAAGCGCTCGAGGAGCTTTTTGAAGAAGCGGATCAAGCTTACGAAGAAGGCGTTAACCTGATCGTGCTTTCCGACCGGGGGATCGACCGGAAGCATGCAGCGATTCCGGCTCTTCTGGCAGTATCCGGTCTGCATCATCACCTGATCCGTCAGGGTACAAGAACGAGAGTGAGCATCCTGCTGGAGTCTGGCGAGCCGCGTGAAGTGCACCACTTTGCCACACTGCTCGGGTACGGTGCCGAAGCAATCAACCCGTACCTTGCGTTTGATTCCCTGGAAGATCTGCGTGAACGAGGGCAGATCGAGGCCCGCTCCTTTGATGAAGCGGTGGAGAAATATATCGGCTCTGTAACTGACGGCGTCATTAAAGTGCTCTCTAAAATGGGGATTTCCACGATCCAGAGTTACCGTGGCGCCCAGATCTTTGAAGCGGTTGGAATTCACCCGGATGTGATTGAGAAGTACTTTACCCGTACAGCTTCCCGTCTCGGCGGAATCGGGACAGACATGATGGCTAAAGAGGTGCTCATGCGCCACAGCCGTGCCTTCGAGGAAGGTCGCGGGACAGACAGAAGTCTCGATGCAGGAGATGACTACCAGTACCGTGAAAACGGCGAGGATCACACGTATAATCCGCAGACGATTCACACGCTTCAGCATGCGTGCCGATCCAATGATTACGGGATGTTTAAAAAATATTCAAAGCTTTTGACTGATGAGAAAAATAATTTACAGTCCCTCAGAGGACTGCTGTCCTTTAAAAAGCGCAAGCCGGTTCCGATCGAAGAGGTTGAATCGGTGGAAGCGATCTGTAAACGATTCAAAACCGGGGCGATGAGCTTCGGGGCGATCAGTAAGGAAGCGCATGAAGCCCTGGCTATCGCTATGAACCGGATTGGCGGGGCGAGCAACTCTGGTGAAGGCGGGGAGGACCCTGATCGTTTCACACCTGACGCAAACGGCGATCTGCGCCGAAGCTCCATTAAACAGGTGGCATCAGGCCGTTTTGGTGTAACGAGCCATTACCTCGTTAACGCTGATGAAATTCAAATCAAGATTGCGCAGGGTGCCAAGCCGGGTGAAGGTGGTCACCTTCCGGGCAAGAAGGTGTATCCGTGGATCGCAGAAGTCCGAGGCTCCACCACCGGTGTGGAACTTATTTCACCGCCGCCGCACCATGATATTTACTCAATTGAAGACCTGGCTGAGCTGATTCATAACCTGAAAAATGCCAATCCAAAAGCCCGGATCAGCGTAAAGCTTGTATCTGCAGTGGGTGTTGGTACGATTGCCGCAGGTGTTGCAAAAGGGCGTGCCGATCTGGTTCTCATTTCAGGTTACGACGGCGGAACAGGAGCAGCGCCGAGATCCAGTATCAAGCATACGGGTCTGCCGTGGGAAATCGGACTGGCCGAAACCCATCAGACACTGTTGCTGAACCACCTCCGCGACCGGATTGTTGTGGAGACCGACGGAAAAATGATGACCGGACGGGACATTGTCGTCGCCACTCTTCTCGGAGCAGAGGAATACGGCTTTTCAACAGCGCCTCTCGTTGTCCTCGGATGTGTCATGATGCGTGTGTGTCATCTGGACACCTGTCCTGTCGGCGTCGCGACCCAGAATCCTGAACTCCGTAAAAAATTCACCGGGGAAGCGGAGCACGTGGCTAACTTCATGCGCTTTGTCGCACAGGAAGCACGTGAACTCATGGCGGAACTCGGGTTCCGTACAATCGATGAAATGGTCGGCCGTACGGATATCCTTGAAGCCAACCGTGCCGTTGATCACTGGAAGGCAAAGGACGTGGATGTGTCCGCGCTTCTTTACCAGCCGGATGTGCCAAAGTCAGTGACGCGCTACCGGACCGTCTTTCAGAACCACGGGCTTGATAAGGCCCTCGATACCCAGGAACTCGTGCCGCTCTGTAAAGAAGCGATCGAGAAAGGGGAGCCTTTTGAAGCGACACTGGCGATCCGGAACATCAACCGTGTAACCGGTACAATTCTCGGAAGTGAAATTACACGCCGCTACGGTCTTGCCGGTCTCGGTGAAGATACGATCCGTCTGACGTTTAAAGGATCTGCCGGACAGAGCTTCGGTGCCTTTATACCGAGAGGGATGACGCTTCGTCTTGTGGGAGATGCAAACGACTACGTTGGAAAAGGGCTTTCCGGCGGTAAGATTATTGCTCATCCGTCAAACCGCGCCACCTTCCGCGCCGAGGAAAATATGATTGTCGGTAACGTGGCCTTTTACGGAGCTTCAAGCGGAGAAGCGTACATTCACGGTATTGCCGGGGAACGTTTCTGCGTAAGAAATTCCGGTGCCAATGTTGTAGTTGAAGGCGTTGGCGACCATGGCTGTGAGTACATGACCGGAGGAAAAGTAGTTGTGCTTGGCGATACAGGCCGTAACTTTGCAGCCGGTATGTCCGGCGGCATCGCCTACGTGCTGGATGAAGACCAGGGATTCCCGGAAAAATGCAACAAGGCCAATGTAGATCTGGAGCCCGTCACTGATCCTGAAGAGCAGCAGACGCTGTACCGGATGATAGAAAAGCACCTTCACTACACAAACAGCTCCCACGCCCGCCGTGTTCTTCATCAGTGGGAAGAGAATCTGGCACGCTTCGTCCGCGTGATCCCGAGAGACTACCAGGCGATGCAGGAGCGGATTGTGTTTTATGAAAACAGCGGCTACAGCCGTGACGAAGCAGAGATGAAGGCGTTTGAAGAAAGTCAGAAGCCGAAAGTCGAAGCTCTTACCTGA
- a CDS encoding CxxH/CxxC protein, producing the protein MTGDYIMYYCCKEHIDMAIEDIVDYYALPPIIDKLTEEEQLSTTCKYCSDKALYRVDK; encoded by the coding sequence ATGACAGGGGACTATATCATGTATTATTGCTGCAAAGAACACATAGATATGGCAATCGAGGATATTGTCGATTATTACGCTCTTCCGCCAATAATCGACAAACTCACGGAAGAAGAGCAGTTGTCCACAACTTGTAAATACTGTAGTGACAAGGCTTTATACCGAGTCGACAAATAA
- a CDS encoding malate:quinone oxidoreductase encodes MSSIQKKTDVILIGAGVMSATLGSLLKELAPDMEIRVFEKLAKAGEESSNEWNNAGTGHAALCELNYTSEKPDGSIDTTKAIKVNEQFQLSRQFWSYLVNSRLIRNPEDFIMSIPHMSLVHGEKNVNFLKKRVEALSGNPLFEGMEFTEDHETLKKWMPLVMDGRKSGEPIAATKIDTGTDINFGTLTRTLFDHLQRENVEINYKHSVENLKRTSDGKWEVKVNDIESGNTEYHTARFVFIGCGGGSLHLLQKTGIPEAKNIGGFPVSGLFMACKNQEVAEKHHAKVYGKAKAGAPPMSVPHLDTRYIDGKKTLLFGPFAGFSPKFLKAGSNLDLLSSVKPNNVFTMLAAGMKEMGLTKYLIQQVMLSDEKRMEELREFVPNAKSEDWEIVQAGQRVQVIKDTEAGGKGTLQFGTEVVSAADGSIAALLGASPGASTAVHVMLDVMERCFPDEMKEWEPKIREMIPSYGVALSESPEMFKELQKETARTLGLSKEEELVMN; translated from the coding sequence ATGAGCAGCATACAGAAGAAAACAGATGTTATCTTAATTGGTGCCGGAGTCATGAGTGCGACGTTGGGTTCGCTGCTGAAAGAGCTGGCGCCTGACATGGAAATCAGAGTTTTTGAGAAGCTTGCCAAAGCAGGTGAGGAAAGTTCCAATGAATGGAATAATGCAGGGACGGGACATGCCGCACTTTGTGAACTGAACTACACGTCAGAAAAACCGGACGGCTCCATTGATACGACGAAAGCGATTAAAGTGAACGAGCAGTTTCAGCTTTCCAGACAGTTCTGGTCTTACCTCGTAAACAGCCGTCTCATTCGCAACCCTGAAGATTTTATCATGTCTATTCCCCATATGAGTCTTGTTCACGGGGAGAAGAATGTGAATTTTTTAAAAAAACGTGTGGAAGCGCTGTCAGGGAATCCGCTGTTTGAGGGCATGGAATTCACTGAAGACCATGAGACCCTGAAGAAATGGATGCCTCTCGTGATGGACGGGCGCAAGTCCGGCGAGCCGATCGCAGCGACGAAAATTGACACCGGTACAGATATTAATTTCGGTACGTTAACTCGTACGCTGTTCGACCATTTACAGCGAGAAAACGTGGAGATCAACTATAAGCACAGTGTGGAAAATCTGAAGCGGACAAGCGACGGTAAATGGGAAGTAAAAGTAAACGATATTGAAAGCGGAAACACGGAATACCATACCGCCAGGTTCGTTTTTATCGGCTGTGGGGGAGGAAGTCTGCACTTGCTGCAGAAAACCGGGATTCCGGAAGCGAAAAATATCGGCGGTTTCCCTGTAAGCGGATTGTTTATGGCCTGTAAAAACCAGGAGGTTGCCGAGAAGCATCACGCCAAGGTGTACGGCAAAGCGAAAGCAGGGGCACCGCCAATGTCGGTTCCCCATCTGGATACGCGCTATATTGACGGGAAAAAGACCCTTTTGTTCGGTCCGTTTGCAGGCTTTTCACCAAAATTCTTGAAGGCAGGTTCAAATCTCGACCTTCTGAGTTCCGTTAAACCGAACAATGTATTCACGATGCTTGCGGCAGGGATGAAAGAGATGGGATTAACCAAATACCTCATTCAGCAGGTGATGCTGTCCGATGAAAAGCGGATGGAAGAACTCCGTGAATTCGTTCCCAATGCGAAGAGCGAGGATTGGGAAATCGTACAGGCCGGTCAGCGTGTGCAGGTGATTAAGGATACAGAGGCTGGAGGAAAAGGCACCCTTCAGTTCGGGACGGAAGTGGTGAGTGCCGCTGACGGCTCGATCGCCGCACTGCTCGGCGCTTCACCAGGTGCATCGACTGCCGTTCACGTCATGCTTGATGTGATGGAACGCTGCTTCCCGGATGAGATGAAGGAGTGGGAGCCGAAAATCAGGGAAATGATCCCTTCCTACGGTGTAGCGCTGTCCGAAAGCCCGGAAATGTTCAAAGAGCTCCAAAAAGAAACCGCCCGGACGCTAGGACTGAGCAAGGAAGAAGAGCTTGTTATGAATTGA
- a CDS encoding glutaredoxin family protein: protein MSKPVIVYSTKNCVECDLVKKMLDSKNVEYEVRDVMTSRDYQKEVEAFGFMGVPVTVVDGEAVKGLNPDLEKLIEKAR from the coding sequence ATGTCAAAACCGGTCATTGTCTACTCCACGAAGAACTGTGTGGAGTGCGACCTTGTTAAAAAGATGCTTGATTCAAAAAACGTTGAATACGAAGTCCGTGATGTGATGACGAGCCGGGACTACCAGAAGGAAGTGGAGGCATTCGGATTTATGGGAGTTCCCGTCACTGTCGTGGACGGAGAAGCAGTGAAAGGTTTGAATCCGGACCTGGAAAAATTAATCGAAAAAGCTCGATAA